One Acidimicrobiales bacterium genomic window carries:
- a CDS encoding DUF3499 family protein has product MRDLCMRSACLGTADVLVMMDVKELTFTVFDLDEVDGPGAVVLCDVHMDRLKAPKGWALVDARTGGNLIQLPERPITREEAGDGIVGPVADVAPIRPVEAAVHPLASARTARSRPEPAQMPSAAETPMLARAFLGVDRHPAAPSDESDPAVDPFGDQSWDQRDQREVLDEQDDDGQFIFGGEPGA; this is encoded by the coding sequence ATGCGGGACCTGTGCATGCGATCGGCTTGCCTCGGAACGGCCGATGTGCTGGTGATGATGGACGTGAAGGAGTTGACCTTCACCGTCTTCGACCTCGACGAGGTAGACGGACCGGGAGCCGTCGTGCTCTGCGACGTACACATGGACCGGTTGAAGGCTCCCAAGGGCTGGGCCCTCGTCGACGCCCGGACCGGCGGCAACCTGATCCAGTTGCCCGAGCGTCCGATTACCCGGGAGGAGGCCGGCGACGGGATCGTGGGTCCCGTGGCCGATGTCGCTCCCATCCGTCCGGTGGAGGCCGCCGTCCATCCGCTGGCGTCCGCCCGCACCGCCCGGTCGCGTCCCGAGCCCGCCCAGATGCCGTCTGCCGCCGAGACGCCGATGCTGGCCCGTGCCTTCCTCGGCGTCGACCGGCACCCGGCCGCGCCGTCCGACGAATCGGACCCTGCCGTGGATCCCTTCGGTGACCAGTCATGGGACCAACGGGACCAGCGCGAGGTGCTGGACGAGCAGGACGACGACGGTCAGTTCATCTTCGGGGGCGAGCCGGGCGCCTGA
- a CDS encoding HAD family hydrolase → MASPNQTPETLPVLGLDADDTLWENEARFHEVEGRFRVLMAPWADSDTTDSALLATERANIDRHGYGVKGFVLSMITTAVDLSKGLVEGRRIGEIVSWGHELLDHPIELLDGVSTAIDRLATTHRLLVITKGDLNDQMGKVARSGLADRFWQVEVVAEKDETTYTAVLDRHSIEPSTFVMVGNSVRSDVLPVLGIGGWAIHVPHTTTWVMEEPDPVAAAAAEFPVVERLADVPDLLVGWPAA, encoded by the coding sequence GTGGCCTCCCCCAACCAGACGCCTGAGACCCTCCCGGTGCTGGGCCTCGACGCCGACGACACGCTCTGGGAGAACGAAGCCCGGTTCCACGAGGTGGAGGGTCGGTTCCGGGTCCTGATGGCGCCATGGGCCGACAGCGACACTACGGACAGCGCACTCCTTGCCACCGAACGGGCCAACATCGACCGCCACGGCTACGGCGTGAAGGGCTTCGTGCTCTCCATGATCACCACCGCCGTCGACCTCTCCAAAGGCCTGGTGGAGGGCAGGAGGATCGGCGAGATCGTCTCCTGGGGCCACGAGTTGCTCGACCACCCGATCGAGCTCCTGGACGGGGTGTCGACTGCCATCGACCGCCTCGCCACCACGCACCGCCTCCTCGTCATCACCAAGGGCGACCTGAACGACCAGATGGGCAAGGTGGCCCGTAGCGGCCTGGCGGACCGGTTCTGGCAGGTTGAGGTGGTGGCCGAGAAGGACGAGACCACCTACACCGCTGTGCTGGACCGGCACTCCATCGAACCATCGACCTTCGTAATGGTGGGCAACTCGGTCAGATCCGACGTGCTGCCCGTGCTCGGCATCGGTGGGTGGGCCATCCACGTCCCGCACACCACGACGTGGGTGATGGAGGAGCCGGACCCCGTGGCGGCCGCCGCCGCCGAGTTCCCGGTCGTCGAGCGGCTGGCCGACGTACCGGACCTCCTCGTCGGCTGGCCGGCTGCCTGA
- a CDS encoding PQQ-binding-like beta-propeller repeat protein: protein MLTFRGSPTRSWHGTGPVPVDPVVAWRFPRDGKMCSLSVVGDVEKEWCGVGWTGQPAVFQRDGHTWVVFGGLDGKVHFLDGITGARRLPDFTTGDLVKGSVTVDPDGYPLVYVGSRDDLMRVIAFDRDEPVELWSLHAEDSGQPLWNTDWDAAPLVLADHLFAAGENSRFHVVRLRRGYDADGLVTVDPDMVWFTHGWDNQLIADVGYNLSIENSPLVIGDTLWFANSGGLVQGWDIAGLAIGVTPRRIFRFWAGDDVDATLVPDAEGMLYVAVEYERETDRSHELGQVIKLDPSNPSDPLVWALEARSEAPSGVWSTPAVHRDLLIVATDDGEVLGIDREVGSVRWTLQLPRPVWSSPTVVDDVMVIGDCAPAGRVLAFDVADTSVVPPLLWEVPTGACIEASPTIWNGTVYMGSRDGYMYALRDRR, encoded by the coding sequence GTGCTTACGTTCCGCGGGTCACCGACCCGGAGTTGGCACGGGACGGGACCCGTTCCGGTGGATCCGGTGGTGGCCTGGCGGTTCCCCCGTGACGGGAAGATGTGCTCGCTCTCGGTGGTCGGCGACGTGGAGAAGGAGTGGTGCGGCGTCGGTTGGACCGGCCAACCTGCGGTGTTCCAGCGCGACGGCCACACCTGGGTGGTGTTTGGCGGCCTCGACGGCAAGGTCCACTTCCTCGACGGGATAACGGGTGCACGTCGGCTCCCGGACTTCACCACCGGCGACCTGGTCAAGGGTTCGGTCACCGTGGACCCCGACGGCTATCCCCTCGTCTACGTCGGCTCCCGGGACGACCTGATGCGGGTTATCGCCTTCGATCGGGACGAACCGGTCGAGCTGTGGAGCCTCCACGCCGAGGACTCCGGCCAACCTCTCTGGAACACCGACTGGGACGCCGCTCCACTGGTGCTGGCCGACCACCTGTTCGCCGCCGGTGAGAACAGCCGCTTCCACGTGGTCAGGCTTCGACGGGGCTACGACGCCGACGGCCTGGTCACCGTCGATCCGGACATGGTCTGGTTCACCCACGGATGGGACAACCAGCTCATCGCCGACGTCGGCTACAACCTGTCGATAGAGAACTCGCCCCTGGTGATCGGCGACACGCTCTGGTTCGCCAACTCCGGCGGCCTGGTCCAGGGCTGGGACATCGCCGGCCTGGCCATCGGGGTTACGCCGCGCCGGATTTTTCGCTTCTGGGCGGGTGACGACGTGGACGCCACTCTGGTTCCCGATGCCGAGGGGATGCTCTACGTGGCCGTCGAGTACGAGCGGGAGACCGACCGGTCTCACGAGTTGGGACAGGTCATCAAGCTGGATCCGTCGAACCCGTCGGATCCGCTGGTGTGGGCGCTCGAGGCCCGGTCGGAGGCGCCGTCGGGGGTGTGGTCCACGCCGGCCGTGCACCGTGACCTGCTCATCGTCGCCACCGACGACGGCGAGGTCCTAGGCATCGACCGGGAGGTGGGCAGCGTTCGTTGGACACTGCAGCTTCCCCGGCCCGTCTGGTCGTCGCCTACGGTGGTGGACGACGTGATGGTGATCGGGGACTGCGCCCCGGCCGGCCGGGTACTCGCCTTCGACGTGGCCGACACGAGCGTCGTTCCTCCGTTGCTTTGGGAGGTGCCGACCGGGGCATGCATAGAGGCGTCCCCGACCATATGGAACGGCACCGTCTACATGGGCTCCCGGGACGGCTACATGTACGCACTGCGCGACCGCCGCTGA